The genomic stretch TTTGCAAAGAATCCGGAGTAAAGGTTTTTCTGGCCGCTTTTTCCTCATAGGATTCCGGGTCTTTGAAGAAATAGGATGAATTATCGATAAGTTCCGTAACACGTTTTGATCTTCCCTTGAGCAGATCTATTATTTGAAGCAGCCATGGATCATCGGAGGTCTTTTCAGATGATACATAACCCCTCTCTTTCCATACAGGGAGTACTTCTTCTGCAAGGGAACGGGAATCTCTCTCGGCCATGTAAAGACCGTTCATCCATTCCAGCTTTTTCTCATCCAGTACCGAGGCTTTCGGAGAGACCTGTTCAAGGGAGAATGCCTTGATAAGTTCCTCACGGCTCATTTTTTCCCGATCATCACCCGGGGCCCATCCAAGGAATGCCAGGAAGTTAAACAAAGCCTCAGGAAGGTACCCGGCGTTTTTATAATCCATAACAGAGGCTGCACCTTTTCTCTTGGAGAGCTTGCCACCATCAGGGGAAAGGATCACCGGAAGATGGGCAAAAACAGGCGCATCCCACCCGAAGGCTTCATAGAGCAGGACATGACGGGGTGTTGATGCAATCCACTCATCACCGCGAAGCACATGTGAGATTGCCATGAGGTGATCATCAACCACATTTGCCATGTGATAGGTAGGAAAACCGTCGGATTTTATCAGTACCAGATCGTCAAGGACATCGCTGCTGTACTCGATTTTACCTCTGATACCATCTTCGAAAGCGACTGTTCTTCCGGAGGGGATTTTAAAACGGATCACATACGGCGTACCGGCATCAAGGAGTTTCTTCTCCTCTTCTGGAGAAAGATTACGGCATTTGCGGTCATAGCCGGCGTTCTGTTTTGTCTTCTCCTGCTCGGCTCTTAATTGCGAAAGTCTCTCAGGAGTACAGAAACAGCGGTAAGCGTGTCCGCTGTCCAGAAGTATCTGAGCGTGTTTTCTGTAGATATCAAGTCTCTGAGATTGAATATAGGGGCCGTATTCTCCCGGAGCCTCAGGTCCCTCATCCCACTGAAGTCCCAACCATCTGAGACTCTCATAGATCTCCTTGAGAGCATCTGCCACAAAACGGCTTCTATCGGTATCTTCGATTCTCAGGATGAAAGTACCCCCATGGTGACGGGCAAAAAGGT from Fibrobacter sp. encodes the following:
- a CDS encoding glutamate--tRNA ligase, which produces MNKPVRVRFAPSPTGYLHVGGARSALFNYLFARHHGGTFILRIEDTDRSRFVADALKEIYESLRWLGLQWDEGPEAPGEYGPYIQSQRLDIYRKHAQILLDSGHAYRCFCTPERLSQLRAEQEKTKQNAGYDRKCRNLSPEEEKKLLDAGTPYVIRFKIPSGRTVAFEDGIRGKIEYSSDVLDDLVLIKSDGFPTYHMANVVDDHLMAISHVLRGDEWIASTPRHVLLYEAFGWDAPVFAHLPVILSPDGGKLSKRKGAASVMDYKNAGYLPEALFNFLAFLGWAPGDDREKMSREELIKAFSLEQVSPKASVLDEKKLEWMNGLYMAERDSRSLAEEVLPVWKERGYVSSEKTSDDPWLLQIIDLLKGRSKRVTELIDNSSYFFKDPESYEEKAARKTFTPDSLQNLNKIKSALSVQDDFSHEKLEALYRDLAAKSGISSGKLIHSTRLAVSGISFGPGLFELMQTLGKETVLRRIERAIEFISKSTAQVEKENG